ctgattctccaaaggattcatgatgaaGGAAATAATACGtgttaaaggaactgaccttttcctggcaaGCAGACACTGCagaacttccctgctcttgcaggaggtatctcagatgcaggtcgcTATATTGTGAACGAatcctcaataaggtcgatcctttataaagACGCCGAACGACTCAAACTTTATTccgatccttcaggttcccgtccttTAATAAAGTCTTCTCTCTCCAATACTACAGTCAAGGGAAGATTATAGATGCAACACGcaaacctggcagcaattggcgaactgccagcaccaatctttgcaccttaaaatagaaaAGAAAGCTCCGTTTcaaaacgaaactgcgtcataacaaatacgcagcataacggtgTAGCTAACGAAGCAAACAACAACTCAACTGAAACCAGACTAAATACTAACTGCGTCACACCAGGGGTCTCTGTTATATACCTGTTatgaacaggtcatcatgtgacctcacactggcgggaaaattacatcatgcgACCTCCACAGGActattacatcatgctcataagacagtcacaagatacccacggggAATCTAACACTACGCATTGATGGGAGACAGAAAGGATGACAGATTGTTTGGATTACGTGACATTGGAAAACGATATCTTCATACCAGAGAGTAGTTGGCCACGCAACTGGAATATGAGGGGTTAtggaattattatttttttaaaacatcCTTGCACTTTTGCTCATTCTGATTCCTGGACTGCTTACTGAACTGCGAGGAAACACAATATCGGAATGAACAGCAATCCACATTTGAGAGGCAACGTTAACGTTCCCGTGACCTTGCAGTTAAATTAAGAATTTCGCAATTCCATTTTTCTTCTCCTTTTGTTTtcatcccagcaacatctttttctgcttcagatttccagcggtTCTTCTTTGGTCTAACAGAGGGATCTCATGGCCACAGCAAAGCTTTCGTTTTCCCTCCTCCTATTTTCAGTTACCTCATACTAAAATATCTGCGATCAACTATTTAATTTCTCTTAATTCTGAAGAATACAATCAATATGAAATATTAATTGTTCCTCTCTCCATAGAGGCACAGCACTAGATGTATTTTAACTATTCTTTCACTTCcaaatttttctttttttcttttagcTAAATATAGTAGTCTTTATCTTAACATAACCTAAATATCTAATGACAGCATTGGTGGGAGAGTTACTTTGTTCCCTGGACTGAGAAACAAGACTTTCATCAGAAGCGTCAAGCTGACACCCACCACATTTGCTTAAAAACCATCACGGTGAATACAAATTTTGATAATTCACCATAGAATTAGAAATATCAGTAATAATTGAATCGAATAAATATGCTATCGCTACCTGTTCTGTGTGCATGCAGTATTCCTGAGTCATAAGTGAATTTTTTCAATTCTGTGAAACAAAAATGTTTGTTCAAGAAGCTATGAATAATTTTGTTGTTCTCTCACTCGCCGAATTCACTAGAGGATTCGGTTTGCGCGTGTTTTAATGAAAATTTGTGCAGAGCTACTTGCTCATACTCTCCCAGGTTTGCAGCCCTTACTGCGATTCTTCTGGAATGGGAAGGCCTCTAATTCTATACGTGAAGGAGATTTGCTATCCGATACTAGCGACGTTTGGCATCCCGGGTAAATTTGCCTATACCTTTCATTGGGTTGCTGCACTGTATCAAGGTTATCAAGGGCTCTGTGATCTGAGGTTTCTTTttcatctctctctatctctctctctctctctgtctgtctctgtgtctgtctctgtctctctctctctctctctgtctctctctctctctccctttctctctctctctctctcaaactggtTAAAGGGCGGGAGCGGTAAGGTTTAATAGAAACCTGATCAGCATATGCGAATAGATTGTTGCTGGATTCTTCTGAAGGGAGCCGAGTTTTTGCCTCGTATTAGAAGGCGGAAGGATATGTTTCTGCGCTGCATGACATTATTTTTGGCAATGAATTTCTCACAATGCAGCCTGCTATGTTGTTATCAGAAGCCCTTTTATTAAgctttattagctttatttgttacgtgCATCGAATCATACAGTGCATAGTGTCCTTtgagtcaacgaccaacacagtgcaTGCAGAATGCTGCCCACAAGCGCTGCCATGTTTATTGCGCTCATAAGAGCTCataacttactaatcctaacccttaATTCTTTTTCATGCTGCCTCATAATGAATGTTGTTGCTTTCTTGAAAAACACTTCGACAGAATGCCTGCAGTAATTTGTCTCCATATTTGTTAACGTGAAGCTAGCCTCGTTCACCACTGACACATTTGGCGGttgtttaattggtcattatgtTGCTTACTTTCTTTCTGGTTCTTTCAGCGAACGTGGTGACGGCTGTGATACTCtaccggggaaagtgcggtctctccaaaggaATCACGCGGTACATGATGGCGATGGCGATCTCAGACCTGTTCGTGCTCATTGTTCACGTGTTACTCCGAGAAATCTACACTTACTATACACCTGGTTCTTTCCCCTCCCTCAGCGCAGTGTGCCGTTCATATGTACACTTGCGACTCCACAGCCTAGACTATTCCGTCTGGCTAACTGTGTCCTTTACCTTTGACCGTTTTGTCAGCATTTGCTGTCCAAAAGTGAGGCACAGATATTGCACGGAGAGGACGGCCACCGTGGTGATTGTGCTTTTGTGCATGCTGAGCTGCTTAAAATACATTCCCTTTCACTTCATGTACGAGCCTAGTTACACCATTGACAACGTGAACTGGGGGTGTCGGCCGAAATCCGTATACTTCACCTCCAACTGGTGGGTGGCTTTCACCTGGATGTGCAGCATATCTGTGTCGTTACTCCCCTTCGCTATCATTCTTCTCCTTAACGGACTGACGGTCAGACACATCATAGTAACCAGCAGGGTCCGACGTCGCCTAAAGGGCCAGGATGGTAAAGACAGCGAGACAGAAAGTCGGCGCAAGTCCATAGTTTTACTCTTCACAGTTTGCGGCACTTCAGTACTACTCTGGGCGACGGCATCGGTAACTAACATCTGTACTCGAGTCACAATTAACTTTCAGGGCAAGGATCTCACAAGTCCCTCTACTGTAGCCAATGAAGTGGGAATACTGCTTATGCGTGTAGGCGTAGGAGCCAACACGTGTATCTACGCAATGACCCAAAGTaaattcagacaggagctgaagAACGGGATTAAAAGTCTAAATTGTTTCAGCATTATACCTATGTATCGGACATGGCAGTCAGCCTAAAGCTGGAGACCGACTAGAAGACTGACACAGTTTATCGTATTTCAAAGTCAAATAAATtgattatcgaagtacgtatgtcaccatataccgccctgcgatacattttcttgcagtcagtCACAATGGATCAAAGAAATACAGTGGAATTAATGAGAAACTGCACATAAAGAAAAACTGATAAACTCTGTAAATCCAAAAAAAGAAACAAGtattagtaataataaataaattttaaagaaTGATATCGAGAACGTAAGTTGTAGACACCTTGAAAATTAGTCCATAAGTTGCATTCAATGATTATTCTAGTGTTGTGGTGTGTGAGAATGTCTGTGCTGGTCCAGGGCTCTTTCTGTTCCTATAGTTTGTGGTGTGGTATCTAAGGCTCGTATACattcctcctgatggtagcagcaagaaaggagtttaacccagatgCCGGGTGTTTTTGATGAGCACTTGCTTGcttgtggcagcactctttgATCAACTGTGGTCATAGCTGTT
The DNA window shown above is from Mobula birostris isolate sMobBir1 chromosome 5, sMobBir1.hap1, whole genome shotgun sequence and carries:
- the LOC140198427 gene encoding probable G-protein coupled receptor 139 — its product is MLLTFFLVLSANVVTAVILYRGKCGLSKGITRYMMAMAISDLFVLIVHVLLREIYTYYTPGSFPSLSAVCRSYVHLRLHSLDYSVWLTVSFTFDRFVSICCPKVRHRYCTERTATVVIVLLCMLSCLKYIPFHFMYEPSYTIDNVNWGCRPKSVYFTSNWWVAFTWMCSISVSLLPFAIILLLNGLTVRHIIVTSRVRRRLKGQDGKDSETESRRKSIVLLFTVCGTSVLLWATASVTNICTRVTINFQGKDLTSPSTVANEVGILLMRVGVGANTCIYAMTQSKFRQELKNGIKSLNCFSIIPMYRTWQSA